In Zingiber officinale cultivar Zhangliang chromosome 6A, Zo_v1.1, whole genome shotgun sequence, a single genomic region encodes these proteins:
- the LOC121994258 gene encoding protein LURP-one-related 8-like, protein MTKIHPNTSVRSTESALLPTSCYNGGSVVLTVWRKSLVFSCSGFTVFDANGDLVFRVDSYGSGSPGELVLMDAAGKPLLTIRRKKLSLSLADTWRIYDGEDAGSPLLDVKRHVSLRQSKVLAHVTAAPGSVGGYVVEGSYGRRSCSIYDELRRRRMADVQRKEASGGVEFGGEVFRLVVHSAADHDARLAMAVVIVLDQMFGSRSS, encoded by the exons ATGACAAAGATCCACCCGAACACTTCTGTCCGGTCGACTGAGTCGGCGTTGCTCCCTACCTCTTGCTACAACGGCGGTAGCGTAGTGCTGACGGTGTGGCGTAAGTCGCTCGTGTTCAGCTGCAGCGGGTTCACGGTCTTTGACGCAAACGGCGACTTGGTCTTCCGAGTCGACAGTTACGGCTCGGGGAGTCCCGGCGAACTCGTACTCATGGACGCAGCCGGCAAGCCTCTACTCACCATCCGGCGAAAG AAGCTTAGCCTGAGCCTCGCCGACACGTGGCGGATATACGACGGGGAGGACGCCGGCAGCCCGCTGCTGGACGTCAAGCGGCACGTGAGCCTGCGGCAGTCCAAGGTGCTCGCGCACGTGACTGCGGCCCCCGGTAGCGTGGGCGGGTACGTGGTGGAGGGGTCGTATGGGAGGCGGAGCTGCAGCATCTACGACGAGCTGCGGCGGCGGCGGATGGCTGATGTCCAGCGGAAGGAGGCGTCCGGCGGGGTGGAGTTCGGCGGTGAGGTGTTCCGACTCGTCGTGCACTCGGCTGCCGATCACGACGCGCGCCTCGCCATGGCGGTCGTCATCGTGCTGGATCAAATGTTCGGATCGAGATCATCAtaa